The genomic segment ATTTTCTACTAGGCGGTTAAATAATTCGTAACCTTTTTCAGTAGGGGGGAGCTCGATTCTTGTGCCTTCTCCCTCATATACTAACATTCCATTTGATTCGCTTGAATTTGGATAATAAATTGACGCTCGATTATGCCTGCCCGAGTCAAATTTTTCTGCGACTATGTCATCAGGTGAAATCTTTAGCAAATTAGCAAGTTCTATAATTCTTGTTCCTGTCGGTGCTGTCTCTCCTGCTTCCCAGCGTCTTAGAGTTGCGATTGAGACTCCTAATTTTTCGGCTAATTGTATTTGTGTAAGACCTGCAGTTTTCCGTGCGAGTCTTATATTTGCGCTTAATGGCATTTTATGATAACTCCCCTGCATAAAAGATTGAATGCGTGAATTATAGCCTATAAATTATTTTTTTCGCAAGAGTCGCATTAATTGTAAACTAGTTATATAATTTTTGCGTTGACGATTTATAACGGGCGATATATGAATGCAGCAAAAATTTTTATATTTAGCGGGGCTTGGCTGATATACGAACACACAATAATTTATATAATTCCCGCGTTGACGATTTATA from the Synergistaceae bacterium genome contains:
- a CDS encoding helix-turn-helix transcriptional regulator; translation: MPLSANIRLARKTAGLTQIQLAEKLGVSIATLRRWEAGETAPTGTRIIELANLLKISPDDIVAEKFDSGRHNRASIYYPNSSESNGMLVYEGEGTRIELPPTEKGYELFNRLVENLINKRKENQENQENQD